A genomic stretch from Capricornis sumatraensis isolate serow.1 chromosome 4, serow.2, whole genome shotgun sequence includes:
- the GPRC5A gene encoding retinoic acid-induced protein 3 translates to MSTTAPAGCRSDLDPRYYRLCDKKAAWGIVLEALAGVGAVASVAFMIALLALICKVQDSNKRKLLPTQFLFLLGVLGIFGLTFAFLITLDGGTGPTRFFLFGVLFALCFSCLLVHAFNLTKLVRGRQPLSMLVMLGLALGFSLVQDIIAIEYVVLTMNRTNANIFSELSPPRRNEDFVMLLIYVLFLMALTFLTASFSFQGSFTAWKRHGAHIYLATILSIAIWVAWITLLLVPTIGPQWDDTILSSALVANGWVFLLAYIAPEFQLLTRQQNPMDYPVEDAFCQPQFMKQSYGVVNRAYSQEGIIQGTEETGSTLYAPYSTHFQLQNRDSPKDFSIPRVQTRVSPYSDYEGRKDVS, encoded by the exons ATGTCCACAACAGCCCCTGCTGGTTGCCGCTCAGACCTGGACCCCAGGTACTACAGACTCTGTGATAAGAAGGCAGCCTGGGGCATCGTCTTAGAGGCGCTGGCCGGCGTGGGGGCTGTGGCCTCGGTGGCCTTCATGATCGCCCTGCTGGCCCTCATCTGCAAGGTGCAGGACTCCAACAAGCGCAAACTGCTCCCCACGCAGTTCCTCTTCCTCCTGGGTGTGCTGGGGATCTTCGGCCTCACCTTCGCCTTCCTCATCACACTCGACGGCGGCACGGGGCCCACGCGGTTCTTCCTCTTCGGCGTGCTCTTTGCCCTCTGCTTCTCCTGCCTGCTGGTTCACGCCTTCAACCTGACGAAGCTGGTGCGAGGGAGGCAGCCGCTCTCCATGCTGGTGATGctggggctggccctgggctTCAGTCTGGTGCAGGACATCATTGCCATCGAGTATGTGGTCCTCACCATGAACAGGACCAACGCCAACATCTTCTCTGAGCTTTCCCCCCCACGGCGCAACGAGGACTTCGTCATGCTGCTCATCTACGTCCTCTTCCTCATGGCGCTGACCTTCCTCACGGCCTCTTTCAGCTTCCAGGGATCTTTTACTGCCTGGAAGAGACACGGGGCCCATATCTACCTCGCCACGATCCTCTCCATTGCCATCTGGGTGGCGTGGATCACCCTGCTCTTGGTCCCTACCATCGGCCCCCAGTGGGACGACACCATCCTCAGTTCAGCCTTGGTGGCCAATGGCTGGGTTTTCCTGTTGGCTTACATTGCACCCGAGTTTCAGCTGCTCACAAGGCAACAGAACCCCATGGATTACCCTGTGGAGGATGCTTTCTGTCAGCCTCAGTTTATGAAGCAGAGCTATGGCGTGGTGAACAGAGCTTACTCTCAAGAGGGGATCATTCAAG GTACTGAAGAGACAGGGAGCACGCTCTATGCGCCGTACTCCACCCATTTCCAGCTACAG AATCGAGATTCCCCAAAGGATTTCTCCATTCCTCGGGTCCAGACTCGGGTTAGCCCTTACAGTGACTACGAAGGAAGGAAAGATGTCAGTTAA